The Parolsenella catena region TCGTAGGAGCCGTTCGACCCGCTTGAGGTGAGCGGGTGCTTCCAGCCGGAGCCGGCCGGGTCATAGGCGCTGTTCGTGGGGTCTGCCACCGCGACGTCGGACTCCTTGCCCCACTCGCTGGCGAACTCGTAGTAGCCGGTGCCGTCTTCGTCGAGCTCAAGCGTCGTGCTGCGGACGTAGAGCGGGTACTCGTCGTCATCGGTGTCGGTGGCGCTCACGACGACGCTCCAGCGGCCGAAGGGCTTTGTCGCACTGGCGCCCTTGGGCACGATGATGGTCATAACCTTGTCCGTGACGCTGCTGGCGGAGAAGCTAGACCCGCCCCAGCTGCCCCAGCTGACGTCCTTGACGTCATAGAAGACCTGGTCGCCCTCCTCGCGCGTGCCGGCGATGGTGCCGGTGACCACGTCGTCCTGGTCGTAGACGGTCACGGTCTTGCCGTCGGTCTTGATGCCGAACTCGTGGTCGTAGTTGGCGGAGACGCCGTCGAGCATCATGGTGCCCGTCCACGG contains the following coding sequences:
- a CDS encoding zinc ribbon domain-containing protein; the protein is MFCRKCGTKNADGAKFCINCGAELASPQPTAQPAGPVPPQATVPQATPVAPAGAPVPPQGAPQQPFQQTAYQQPAASAKKSKAPLVIGGVVAVLAVLAVVGFVVMPMLNRGPWTGTMMLDGVSANYDHEFGIKTDGKTVTVYDQDDVVTGTIAGTREEGDQVFYDVKDVSWGSWGGSSFSASSVTDKVMTIIVPKGASATKPFGRWSVVVSATDTDDDEYPLYVRSTTLELDEDGTGYYEFASEWGKESDVAVADPTNSAYDPAGSGWKHPLTSSGSNGSYDVEFNDDTYNLTFTDGK